One genomic region from Sphingobacterium sp. UGAL515B_05 encodes:
- a CDS encoding glycoside hydrolase family 2 TIM barrel-domain containing protein: MQKESKSYLFIFSTLGLKFILCAIISIGPNTLFAQERIVTMLEDGWKFTKHDQPNFADIGLITSEWQTVRVPHDWAIYGPFSANNDKQNMAIAQDGQKEALEHAGRTGGLPFVGVGWYRKEFELPQNVQNKRTVLQFDGAMSNAVVFVNGKKVGNWPYGYNSFYFDISEYVSPGKNLVAVRLENKSESSRWYPGAGLYRNVRLEITEKTSIANWGTYITTPEITKDFARIQVRTDLVGIDLSKDSLSLETILIDSDGQIVAKKNDRIGNYQIQQELFVDKPQLWELQSPNLYKAVSKLYQNGKLIDKYQTVFGIRSIALVPNKGFYLNGKLTVFKGVCLHHDLGPLGAAVNEAAIRRQLRIMKDMGVNAIRTSHNMPAPELVQACDEMGIMLMAESFDEWKIPKMKNGYNQYFNDWAEKDLVNLIRHYRNNPSVVMWCIGNEVPEQGSPDGSKVARYLQDICHREDPSRPVTQGMDNPDAVINSSFASTMDVAGFNYRPFKYPEAYEKLQQQLILGTETASTLSSRGIYKFPVERKSMAKYDDHQASSYDVEHCSWSDLPEDNFIQHDDLPYAMGEFVWTGFDYLGEPTPYYTDWPSHSSLFGIVDLAGIPKDRYYLYRSHWNQESHTLHILPHWNWKGREGQKTPIFVYTDYPAAEIFINGKSQGVQRKDFDVTLENSKDKKAQNDFMRQKRYRLMWMNTKYEPGTVTVVAYDSLGSIAARDSVKTAGKLYTIRLDVDRKQLKANGKDIAFITATLVDKQGNIVTSEDRELKFKVKGQGAFKAVANGDPTSLESFQKPIMKCFNGQLVFLVESRESAGDIIVEVEGKGLKKASIKIIAR, encoded by the coding sequence ATGCAAAAAGAATCTAAATCTTATTTATTCATTTTTTCAACCCTAGGACTGAAATTTATACTGTGTGCAATAATATCTATTGGACCCAATACTTTATTTGCTCAGGAACGAATAGTAACCATGCTCGAGGATGGATGGAAATTTACAAAACATGATCAGCCAAACTTCGCTGATATCGGATTGATTACAAGCGAATGGCAGACTGTTCGTGTTCCGCATGATTGGGCAATTTATGGCCCGTTTAGTGCCAACAATGATAAGCAGAATATGGCTATTGCCCAAGATGGACAAAAGGAAGCATTGGAACATGCAGGTCGGACTGGTGGACTTCCGTTTGTTGGCGTTGGTTGGTATCGTAAAGAATTTGAATTGCCACAAAACGTTCAAAATAAGCGCACGGTTTTACAGTTTGATGGTGCTATGAGCAATGCTGTCGTTTTTGTTAATGGGAAAAAGGTCGGCAATTGGCCTTATGGCTATAATAGTTTTTATTTTGATATTTCCGAGTATGTGAGTCCGGGTAAAAATTTGGTAGCCGTAAGATTAGAAAATAAGTCTGAGTCATCCCGCTGGTATCCTGGCGCAGGATTATATCGAAATGTTCGATTGGAGATCACTGAAAAAACAAGTATTGCCAATTGGGGCACCTATATTACGACACCTGAGATCACAAAGGATTTCGCTCGAATTCAGGTTCGGACTGATTTAGTTGGTATAGATCTGTCGAAAGATTCTCTTTCCTTAGAGACTATTCTTATAGACAGCGATGGACAGATTGTGGCGAAGAAGAATGATCGAATTGGCAACTACCAGATCCAGCAGGAATTGTTCGTTGATAAACCACAATTATGGGAATTGCAATCCCCCAATTTATATAAGGCTGTCAGCAAGCTCTATCAGAACGGCAAATTAATCGATAAATATCAAACAGTATTTGGAATCAGAAGCATTGCTCTGGTACCAAATAAGGGGTTTTATTTGAATGGAAAGCTGACCGTATTTAAAGGAGTGTGTTTGCATCATGATTTGGGGCCGTTGGGAGCAGCCGTGAATGAGGCCGCTATTAGGCGGCAGTTGCGAATAATGAAAGATATGGGCGTTAATGCCATTCGCACCTCTCATAATATGCCGGCGCCGGAACTGGTACAAGCCTGTGACGAAATGGGAATTATGCTAATGGCGGAAAGTTTTGATGAATGGAAAATTCCCAAAATGAAGAATGGGTACAATCAATATTTTAACGATTGGGCCGAAAAAGATCTTGTCAATCTGATACGGCATTACCGCAATAATCCAAGCGTTGTGATGTGGTGTATTGGAAATGAAGTACCCGAACAAGGAAGTCCTGATGGATCAAAGGTGGCGCGGTATCTGCAAGATATTTGCCATCGTGAGGATCCATCTCGCCCTGTTACCCAGGGGATGGACAACCCTGATGCGGTCATAAATAGTAGCTTTGCCTCAACGATGGATGTGGCAGGCTTTAATTATCGCCCATTTAAATACCCCGAAGCGTATGAAAAGTTGCAACAGCAGTTGATTCTTGGTACAGAAACTGCGTCCACTTTGAGTTCTCGAGGCATTTATAAATTTCCCGTCGAAAGAAAATCGATGGCAAAATATGACGACCATCAGGCTTCGAGTTATGATGTGGAGCATTGTTCATGGTCGGATTTGCCTGAAGATAACTTTATCCAACATGACGATCTACCTTACGCAATGGGTGAATTTGTGTGGACAGGGTTCGATTATTTGGGCGAACCAACACCTTACTATACAGATTGGCCAAGTCATAGTTCTTTGTTCGGTATTGTAGATCTTGCCGGTATTCCTAAAGATCGATATTATCTTTATCGAAGCCATTGGAACCAGGAATCGCATACACTTCATATTCTTCCTCATTGGAACTGGAAGGGACGCGAAGGGCAGAAAACGCCAATTTTTGTTTATACAGATTACCCTGCAGCCGAAATTTTTATCAATGGAAAAAGTCAAGGAGTTCAAAGGAAAGATTTTGACGTTACCTTGGAAAATTCTAAGGATAAAAAAGCACAAAATGATTTTATGCGTCAGAAGCGCTATCGTTTGATGTGGATGAATACTAAATACGAACCGGGCACGGTTACGGTAGTTGCCTATGATTCTTTGGGGAGTATAGCTGCAAGAGATAGTGTAAAGACTGCAGGTAAGCTATATACTATACGATTAGACGTTGATCGGAAACAATTGAAAGCAAATGGAAAAGATATTGCTTTTATTACAGCTACGCTCGTTGATAAACAGGGGAATATAGTGACAAGCGAAGACCGAGAATTAAAATTCAAGGTAAAAGGGCAGGGGGCATTTAAGGCTGTGGCGAATGGAGATCCAACAAGTTTGGAATCATTTCAGAAACCCATCATGAAGTGCTTTAACGGTCAATTGGTTTTTCTGGTTGAGAGCAGAGAGTCTGCGGGGGATATTATAGTTGAGGTAGAGGGAAAGGGATTGAAGAAAGCAAGTATCAAAATAATAGCGAGGTAA